Proteins encoded in a region of the Pseudomonas viciae genome:
- a CDS encoding tripartite tricarboxylate transporter permease, which translates to MIELMQTGFAAVLTPYVFLLITLGVAVGIVFGAVPGLSATMAIALCLPLTYSMGPGPGLALLVALFVGATSGGLISAILLNIPGTPASIATTFDGWPLMKQGHGVKALGIGVVFSFLGTIFSIAALMFIAPILAELALSFGPHEYFSIAIFSLTLIATLSTGSLVKGLFAGALGFAFSTVGIAPVEAIRRFTFDLPSLNGGFAMLTVMIGMFAVAEVLKFAESARLSHRAKPQHVSMKGVKGFGFSMKEFVGQLPNATRSSLIGLGIGILPGIGAGTSNIVSYIVAKKRSKTPEEFGKGKIDGVVASETANNAGIGGAMIPLLTLGIPGDTTTAVMLGGFMIHGIQPGPLLFISQAPLVYTIFAALILASVLMLVLEFYGLRMFIKLLAVPKHILLPIILVLCVVGAFGLNSRIFDVWAVLLFGLLGYGFVKAGLPIAPFIIGFILGPMAETNLRRGLMLSDGNFGGFLTNPISAGFLILAAASISWHLVTVIRHKKSAAIELMRS; encoded by the coding sequence ATGATTGAACTCATGCAAACAGGCTTCGCGGCCGTACTTACACCCTACGTCTTTCTCCTGATCACCCTCGGCGTTGCGGTGGGGATCGTTTTTGGTGCGGTGCCCGGGCTCTCGGCCACCATGGCTATTGCGCTGTGCTTGCCGTTGACATACTCGATGGGGCCCGGCCCGGGCCTGGCGCTGCTGGTCGCGCTGTTTGTCGGTGCTACCTCGGGAGGGCTGATATCGGCGATATTGCTCAACATACCGGGAACGCCGGCCTCCATCGCCACGACATTCGATGGTTGGCCGCTGATGAAACAAGGCCATGGCGTCAAGGCTCTTGGGATTGGCGTGGTGTTCTCGTTTCTTGGCACGATTTTCAGTATCGCCGCGCTGATGTTCATCGCCCCGATCCTGGCGGAACTGGCCCTGAGTTTTGGCCCGCACGAATACTTTTCCATCGCGATTTTCTCGCTGACGTTGATCGCCACGCTGTCTACCGGCTCGCTGGTCAAAGGCTTGTTTGCCGGTGCCCTGGGCTTTGCCTTTTCCACCGTGGGGATTGCGCCGGTCGAGGCCATTCGCCGCTTTACCTTCGACCTGCCGAGCCTCAATGGCGGCTTCGCCATGCTCACCGTCATGATCGGTATGTTTGCGGTCGCCGAAGTGCTGAAGTTTGCTGAGAGTGCGCGCCTGAGCCACCGGGCCAAACCACAGCACGTCAGCATGAAAGGCGTGAAAGGTTTCGGTTTTTCGATGAAGGAGTTTGTCGGCCAGTTGCCCAACGCCACTCGTTCCTCCCTGATCGGCCTGGGCATCGGTATCCTGCCCGGCATCGGTGCCGGTACTTCGAATATCGTCTCTTACATCGTGGCGAAGAAACGGTCCAAGACGCCTGAGGAGTTCGGCAAAGGGAAGATTGACGGTGTGGTGGCCAGCGAGACGGCAAACAATGCCGGCATCGGTGGCGCGATGATTCCATTGCTGACGCTGGGCATTCCCGGCGATACCACCACGGCAGTCATGCTCGGTGGCTTCATGATCCACGGCATCCAGCCCGGGCCTCTGCTGTTCATCAGCCAGGCACCGCTGGTCTACACGATTTTCGCCGCGCTGATCCTCGCTTCCGTGCTGATGCTGGTGCTCGAGTTCTACGGCTTGCGCATGTTCATCAAGTTGCTGGCGGTGCCCAAGCACATTCTGCTGCCAATCATCCTGGTGCTCTGTGTGGTCGGGGCCTTCGGCCTGAACAGCCGGATTTTCGATGTCTGGGCGGTGTTGCTGTTTGGCTTGCTGGGATACGGGTTCGTAAAAGCCGGTTTGCCGATTGCACCGTTCATCATCGGTTTCATCCTGGGCCCCATGGCTGAAACCAACTTGCGTCGTGGCTTGATGCTGTCCGATGGGAACTTCGGCGGCTTCTTGACCAATCCAATCTCAGCCGGCTTTCTCATCCTGGCCGCCGCTTCCATCTCCTGGCACCTGGTGACAGTGATCCGTCACAAGAAGAGCGCTGCCATTGAACTGATGCGCAGCTGA
- a CDS encoding tripartite tricarboxylate transporter TctB family protein, which yields MDSYKRNELLSGLAMFGAGVAYLVLTLNLPRRGFVDAAFVPWVLAVALCLLGALQLWAWRKLPDKRGEPAEKTESIDYPTVFKSLALVLLFTALLETVGFVIMTVLYLYAQFIVLTPAEQKVKHLQYALIAVVSAVVIFYIFRHGFDLLLPVGLLDF from the coding sequence ATGGATTCCTATAAAAGAAACGAGCTGTTATCCGGCCTGGCCATGTTCGGTGCCGGCGTGGCTTATCTGGTATTGACCTTGAACCTGCCGCGTCGCGGTTTCGTCGATGCCGCGTTTGTGCCCTGGGTACTCGCCGTCGCGTTGTGCCTGTTGGGGGCTTTACAGCTGTGGGCGTGGCGAAAGCTGCCGGATAAACGTGGCGAACCCGCCGAAAAAACCGAGTCGATCGACTATCCAACGGTCTTTAAATCCCTGGCGTTGGTGCTGCTTTTCACGGCGCTGCTGGAGACCGTGGGTTTCGTGATCATGACGGTGCTTTATCTCTATGCCCAGTTCATCGTACTGACCCCTGCGGAACAAAAGGTCAAGCACCTCCAATACGCGCTGATAGCGGTCGTTTCGGCTGTCGTGATCTTTTACATCTTTCGCCATGGCTTCGACTTGCTCCTGCCTGTCGGCTTATTGGATTTCTAG
- a CDS encoding tripartite tricarboxylate transporter substrate binding protein, translating to MKKTLCASLIASFLSLTAGTAMAADASAWPSRPVQVVVIANAGGDTDFNARMMAKYFTKLTGKSMVVTNMAGGGGTIAADAVKSAAPDGNTILFTHTGQLIVNEVAGLSEDRFDAFDISCIAGVDKGAVFVSAKSSGIDSLDQLIEKAKAKPGTITYGTEMGNFSHLQGLMFEKLAGVKLKMVDSGTVSEKIVALLGKRIDLGAISYGSVQDYISSGKMTALGQPNAERNALLGDVKTFKEQGVDLILDKPYVVAFPKGTDPAIVKKMADTMKKITEEPEYAEELKKSFKQPVSFQGSEEAIATLNKTRDSFMQFKDEMRKAK from the coding sequence ATGAAGAAAACACTCTGCGCCTCTTTGATCGCCTCTTTTCTGAGCCTGACCGCTGGCACAGCAATGGCTGCCGACGCCAGCGCCTGGCCAAGCCGTCCAGTGCAGGTGGTGGTGATTGCCAATGCCGGCGGTGACACCGATTTCAATGCACGAATGATGGCCAAGTACTTCACCAAGCTCACCGGAAAATCCATGGTGGTGACCAATATGGCCGGTGGGGGCGGGACGATTGCCGCCGATGCGGTCAAGAGCGCGGCGCCGGACGGCAATACCATCCTGTTCACCCATACCGGCCAATTGATCGTCAATGAGGTCGCGGGGCTGTCGGAGGATCGCTTTGATGCCTTTGATATCTCCTGCATCGCCGGCGTCGACAAAGGCGCGGTGTTCGTCTCGGCGAAAAGCTCGGGCATCGACAGCCTCGACCAACTGATTGAAAAAGCCAAGGCCAAGCCCGGCACCATCACCTACGGCACCGAGATGGGCAACTTCTCTCACCTGCAGGGCCTGATGTTCGAGAAGCTCGCCGGCGTGAAACTGAAAATGGTCGACAGCGGCACGGTGTCCGAAAAAATCGTCGCCTTGCTGGGCAAGCGCATTGACCTCGGTGCCATCAGCTATGGCTCGGTCCAGGATTACATTTCCAGCGGCAAGATGACTGCCCTGGGCCAGCCCAACGCTGAGCGCAATGCGCTGCTGGGCGACGTCAAGACCTTCAAGGAGCAAGGCGTGGACCTGATCCTGGACAAGCCTTACGTCGTCGCCTTCCCGAAAGGCACGGACCCGGCCATCGTCAAGAAAATGGCCGACACCATGAAGAAAATCACCGAAGAGCCGGAATATGCCGAGGAATTGAAGAAGTCATTCAAACAGCCGGTCAGCTTCCAGGGCTCCGAAGAAGCCATCGCCACGTTGAATAAAACCCGCGACAGCTTCATGCAGTTCAAGGACGAGATGCGTAAAGCCAAATAA
- the glmS gene encoding glutamine--fructose-6-phosphate transaminase (isomerizing), with protein MCGIVGAVAERNITAILLEGLKRLEYRGYDSAGVAVFTNDEKLERMRRPGKVSELEQALDADPLIGRLGIAHTRWATHGAPCERNAHPMFSEDLAVVHNGIIENHEALREQLKALGYVFTSDTDTEVIAHLLNHKLKDMADLTVALKATVKELHGAYGLAVISAKQPDRLVAARSGSPLVIGLGLGENFLASDQLALRQVTDRFMYLEEGDIAEIRRDSVQIWDIDGKAVERETVQYRDGADAADKGEFRHFMLKEIHEQPAVVQRTLEGRMSQSQVLVQAFGPQAAELFAKVRNVQIVACGTSYHAGMVARYWLEELAGIPCQVEVASEFRYRKVVVQPDTLFVTISQSGETADTLAALRNAKELGFLASLAICNVGISSLVRESDLTLLTQAGREIGVASTKAFTTQLVGLLLLTLSLGQVRGTLEEGIEAKLVEELRRLPTRLGEALAMDSTVEKIAELFAEKNHTLFLGRGAQFPVAMEGALKLKEISYIHAEAYPAGELKHGPLALVDNDMPVVTVAPNNELLEKLKSNLQEVRARGGQLIVFADEKAGMTNGEGTHVVHMPHIHDILSPILYTIPLQLLSYYVAVLKGTDVDQPRNLAKSVTVE; from the coding sequence ATGTGTGGAATTGTCGGCGCCGTTGCTGAACGCAACATCACTGCAATCTTGCTCGAAGGCCTCAAGCGCCTGGAATACCGCGGCTACGACAGCGCCGGTGTGGCGGTGTTTACCAATGATGAGAAGCTCGAGCGTATGCGTCGGCCGGGCAAGGTCAGTGAGTTGGAGCAGGCGCTGGACGCCGACCCGCTGATCGGTCGCCTGGGCATCGCCCACACCCGTTGGGCCACCCATGGCGCACCGTGCGAGCGTAACGCCCACCCGATGTTCTCCGAAGACCTGGCGGTGGTGCACAACGGCATCATCGAAAACCACGAAGCCTTGCGTGAACAACTCAAGGCGCTCGGCTATGTGTTCACCTCGGACACCGATACTGAAGTGATCGCGCATCTGCTCAATCACAAGCTCAAGGACATGGCAGACCTGACCGTGGCCCTGAAGGCGACGGTCAAGGAACTGCACGGCGCCTATGGCCTGGCGGTCATCAGTGCGAAACAACCGGATCGTCTGGTGGCGGCGCGCAGCGGCAGCCCGTTGGTGATTGGCCTGGGCCTTGGGGAAAACTTCCTGGCCTCCGATCAGTTGGCGTTGCGCCAGGTGACCGACCGCTTTATGTACCTGGAAGAGGGCGATATCGCCGAGATTCGCCGCGACAGCGTGCAGATCTGGGACATCGACGGCAAAGCCGTGGAGCGCGAGACTGTCCAGTACCGCGACGGCGCCGACGCCGCCGACAAGGGCGAGTTCCGCCACTTCATGCTCAAGGAAATCCACGAACAACCGGCGGTGGTGCAACGTACCCTGGAAGGGCGCATGAGCCAGAGCCAGGTGCTGGTCCAGGCGTTCGGTCCGCAAGCGGCCGAGCTGTTCGCCAAGGTGCGCAATGTGCAGATCGTTGCCTGTGGCACCAGCTATCACGCCGGCATGGTCGCTCGTTACTGGCTGGAAGAACTGGCCGGTATTCCGTGCCAGGTCGAAGTGGCCAGCGAGTTCCGCTACCGCAAAGTGGTGGTGCAGCCTGACACGCTGTTCGTCACCATTTCCCAGTCGGGTGAAACCGCCGACACCCTGGCCGCCCTGCGCAACGCCAAGGAATTGGGCTTCCTCGCCAGCCTGGCGATCTGCAACGTTGGCATCAGCTCGCTGGTGCGTGAATCCGACCTGACCCTGCTGACCCAGGCCGGCCGTGAGATTGGCGTGGCGTCGACCAAGGCGTTCACTACGCAACTGGTGGGCCTGCTGTTGCTGACCCTGTCCCTGGGCCAGGTGCGCGGGACCTTGGAAGAGGGTATCGAAGCAAAACTGGTGGAAGAACTGCGTCGCCTGCCAACCCGCCTGGGCGAAGCCTTGGCGATGGACAGCACGGTGGAAAAAATCGCCGAGCTGTTCGCCGAGAAGAACCACACGCTGTTCCTGGGCCGTGGTGCGCAATTCCCGGTGGCGATGGAAGGGGCCTTGAAGCTCAAGGAGATTTCCTACATCCACGCCGAGGCCTACCCGGCCGGAGAGCTCAAGCACGGCCCGTTGGCCCTGGTGGACAACGACATGCCGGTGGTCACGGTGGCGCCAAACAACGAGCTGCTGGAAAAGCTCAAGTCCAACCTGCAGGAAGTGCGCGCCCGTGGCGGTCAGTTGATTGTCTTCGCCGACGAGAAGGCCGGCATGACCAATGGCGAAGGCACCCACGTGGTGCACATGCCGCACATCCACGACATCCTGTCGCCGATCCTCTACACCATCCCGTTGCAGCTGCTGTCGTACTACGTCGCTGTGCTCAAGGGCACCGATGTGGACCAACCGCGTAATCTGGCGAAGTCCGTGACGGTGGAATAA
- a CDS encoding DeoR/GlpR family DNA-binding transcription regulator, producing the protein MSKRNTPQRRHNILALLQEQGEVSVDELAKRFETSEVTIRKDLAALESNGLLLRRYGGAVPMPQELVADNGQTVSKYKQAIARAAVKRIREHARIIIDSGSTTAAMIPELGQQPGLVVMTNSLHVASALSELEHEPVLLMTGGTWDPHSESFQGQVAEQVLRSYDFDQLFIGADGIDLVRGTTTFNELLGLSRVMAEVAREVIVMVEADKIGRKIPNLELPWSSVHTLITDDRLPVAARDQIQARGINLICAPVSQEK; encoded by the coding sequence ATGTCAAAGCGCAATACGCCACAACGCCGCCACAACATCCTTGCCTTGCTCCAGGAGCAGGGCGAGGTCAGTGTGGATGAACTGGCCAAACGCTTCGAAACCTCGGAAGTTACGATTCGCAAGGACCTCGCCGCCCTGGAAAGTAATGGCTTGCTACTGCGTCGTTACGGTGGCGCGGTCCCCATGCCTCAGGAGCTGGTGGCCGATAACGGGCAGACCGTCTCCAAATACAAACAAGCCATCGCGCGAGCCGCCGTGAAGCGGATCCGCGAACATGCGCGAATCATCATCGACAGCGGCAGTACCACGGCGGCCATGATTCCCGAGCTCGGCCAGCAGCCGGGTCTGGTGGTGATGACCAATTCCCTGCATGTCGCCAGTGCCTTGAGCGAACTGGAACATGAACCGGTGCTGTTGATGACCGGTGGCACCTGGGACCCTCATTCCGAGTCGTTCCAAGGTCAAGTCGCCGAGCAGGTCCTGCGTTCCTACGATTTTGACCAGTTGTTCATCGGTGCCGACGGCATCGATCTGGTCCGTGGCACCACCACCTTCAACGAACTGCTGGGCCTGAGCCGTGTGATGGCTGAGGTAGCCCGCGAAGTGATCGTGATGGTGGAGGCCGACAAGATCGGCCGGAAAATCCCCAACCTGGAGCTGCCGTGGAGCAGCGTCCATACCCTCATTACCGATGATCGCCTGCCCGTAGCGGCCCGCGATCAGATTCAGGCCCGCGGCATCAACCTGATCTGCGCGCCTGTCAGCCAGGAGAAATAG
- the glmU gene encoding bifunctional UDP-N-acetylglucosamine diphosphorylase/glucosamine-1-phosphate N-acetyltransferase GlmU, which translates to MSLEIVILAAGQGTRMRSALPKVLHPVAGNSMLGHVIHSARQLDPQRIHVVIGHGADAVRERLAADDLNFVLQDKQLGTGHAVAQAVPFITADTVLILYGDVPLIEVETLQRLLKRVAPQQLGLLTVKLDDPTGYGRIVRNTDGQVMAIVEQKDANEAQRAITECNTGILAVPGGCLGDWMSRLSNHNAQGEYYLTDVIAMAVNDGLVVATEQPLDAMEVQGANDRRQLAELERHYQLRAARRLMAQGVTLRDPARFDVRGEVSVGRDVVIDINVILEGNVVIEDDVVIGPNCVVKDSTLRKGVVIKANSHLEGAVMGEGSDAGPFARLRPGTVLEARAHVGNFVELKNAHMGEGAKAGHLTYLGDAEIGARTNIGAGTITCNYDGANKYRTTIGEDVFIGSNNSLVAPVTIGDGSNTAAGSTINQDVDKSQLAVARARQRNIDGWKRPVKIKKS; encoded by the coding sequence ATGTCTCTCGAAATCGTTATCCTCGCGGCCGGTCAAGGCACTCGCATGCGTTCGGCGCTGCCCAAGGTCTTGCACCCGGTGGCAGGCAACTCCATGCTTGGCCATGTTATCCACAGCGCCCGACAACTTGATCCACAGCGCATTCACGTGGTGATTGGCCACGGTGCCGATGCGGTTCGTGAGCGCCTGGCGGCTGATGATCTGAATTTCGTCCTGCAGGATAAACAACTGGGGACCGGTCATGCCGTGGCCCAGGCCGTGCCATTCATTACCGCCGACACGGTGCTGATTCTCTACGGCGACGTGCCGTTGATCGAAGTCGAAACCTTGCAGCGCCTGCTCAAGCGCGTTGCTCCACAGCAGTTGGGCCTGTTGACCGTCAAACTGGACGACCCCACGGGTTACGGCCGCATCGTACGCAACACCGACGGCCAGGTAATGGCCATTGTCGAGCAGAAAGACGCCAACGAAGCCCAACGAGCTATTACCGAGTGCAACACCGGGATTCTTGCCGTACCGGGCGGATGCCTGGGGGATTGGATGAGTCGCCTGTCGAACCACAATGCCCAGGGCGAGTACTACCTGACGGATGTGATTGCCATGGCCGTCAATGACGGACTGGTAGTCGCCACCGAGCAACCGTTGGACGCCATGGAAGTGCAGGGCGCCAACGATCGTCGGCAACTGGCCGAGCTGGAGCGTCACTATCAATTGCGTGCCGCCCGCCGCTTGATGGCGCAAGGCGTGACCCTGCGCGACCCGGCCCGTTTCGACGTGCGCGGTGAAGTCAGCGTGGGCCGCGACGTGGTCATCGACATCAACGTTATCCTTGAAGGCAACGTCGTCATTGAGGACGACGTGGTCATCGGCCCGAACTGCGTGGTCAAGGACAGCACCTTGCGCAAAGGCGTGGTGATCAAGGCCAACAGTCATCTCGAAGGCGCGGTCATGGGTGAGGGTAGCGACGCTGGCCCGTTTGCCCGCCTGCGTCCCGGCACCGTGCTGGAAGCTCGCGCGCATGTGGGTAACTTCGTCGAGCTCAAGAACGCCCACATGGGCGAAGGCGCCAAGGCCGGTCACCTGACCTACCTGGGTGACGCCGAAATCGGCGCTCGCACCAATATTGGCGCCGGTACTATCACCTGCAATTACGATGGTGCCAACAAGTACCGGACGACCATTGGTGAAGACGTGTTCATCGGCTCCAACAACTCGCTGGTAGCCCCCGTGACTATCGGTGATGGTTCAAACACGGCCGCGGGTTCAACCATCAATCAGGATGTGGATAAGTCCCAACTGGCCGTGGCGCGCGCGCGTCAGCGCAATATCGATGGCTGGAAGCGCCCGGTAAAAATCAAGAAAAGCTAA
- a CDS encoding F0F1 ATP synthase subunit epsilon: protein MAMTVHCDIVSAEGEIFSGLVEMVIAHGELGDLGIALGHAPLITNLKPGPIRLIKQGGEAEVYYISGGFLEVQPNMVKVLADTVQRAADLDEASAQEAVKAAEKALHERGAEFDYGSAAARLAEAAAQLRTVQQIRKKFGG from the coding sequence ATGGCTATGACAGTCCATTGCGATATCGTCAGTGCGGAAGGGGAAATCTTCTCCGGTCTGGTCGAGATGGTGATTGCGCACGGTGAGCTGGGTGATCTTGGTATCGCCCTGGGTCACGCACCGCTGATCACTAATCTGAAACCAGGTCCGATCCGCTTGATCAAGCAGGGCGGGGAAGCCGAGGTGTATTACATCTCCGGTGGTTTCCTCGAGGTTCAGCCGAACATGGTCAAGGTCCTTGCCGACACTGTGCAACGTGCTGCCGACCTGGACGAAGCCTCCGCTCAGGAAGCCGTCAAGGCTGCCGAGAAGGCCCTGCACGAGCGAGGCGCGGAGTTCGATTACGGTTCTGCTGCTGCACGTCTGGCCGAGGCCGCAGCCCAGCTGCGCACCGTCCAGCAGATCCGCAAGAAGTTCGGCGGCTAA
- the atpD gene encoding F0F1 ATP synthase subunit beta, with protein sequence MSSGRIVQIIGAVIDVEFPRDSVPSIYNALKVQGAETTLEVQQQLGDGIVRTIAMGSTEGLKRGLDVVDSGAAISVPVGKATLGRIMDVLGNPIDEAGPIDTEERWGIHRPAPSFAEQAGGNDLLETGIKVIDLVCPFAKGGKVGLFGGAGVGKTVNMMELIRNIAIEHSGYSVFAGVGERTREGNDFYHEMKDSNVLDKVALVYGQMNEPPGNRLRVALTGLTMAEKFRDEGNDVLLFVDNIYRYTLAGTEVSALLGRMPSAVGYQPTLAEEMGVLQERITSTKEGSITSIQAVYVPADDLTDPSPATTFAHLDATVVLSRDIASLGIYPAVDPLDSTSRQLDPNVIGQEHYDTARGVQYVLQRYKELKDIIAILGMDELSEADKQLVSRARKIQRFLSQPFFVAEVFTGASGKYVSLKDTIAGFKGILNGDYDHLPEQAFYMVGGIEEAIEKAKKL encoded by the coding sequence ATGAGTAGCGGACGTATCGTTCAAATCATCGGCGCCGTTATCGACGTGGAATTCCCACGCGACAGCGTACCGAGCATCTACAACGCGCTGAAAGTACAAGGCGCGGAAACTACCCTGGAAGTTCAGCAGCAACTGGGCGACGGCATCGTTCGTACCATTGCGATGGGTTCCACCGAAGGCTTGAAGCGCGGTCTGGACGTTGTCGACTCTGGCGCTGCCATCTCCGTACCGGTCGGTAAAGCGACCCTGGGCCGGATCATGGACGTACTGGGCAACCCGATCGACGAAGCTGGTCCGATCGACACCGAAGAGCGCTGGGGCATTCACCGTCCTGCGCCATCCTTCGCTGAACAGGCGGGCGGCAACGACCTGCTGGAAACCGGCATCAAGGTTATCGACCTGGTTTGCCCGTTCGCCAAGGGCGGTAAAGTGGGTCTGTTCGGTGGTGCCGGTGTGGGCAAGACCGTAAACATGATGGAACTGATCCGTAACATCGCCATCGAGCACAGCGGTTATTCCGTGTTCGCTGGTGTGGGTGAGCGTACTCGTGAGGGTAACGACTTCTACCACGAGATGAAGGATTCCAACGTTCTGGACAAAGTGGCACTGGTTTACGGTCAGATGAACGAGCCGCCGGGAAACCGTCTGCGCGTAGCCCTGACCGGCCTGACCATGGCCGAGAAGTTCCGTGACGAAGGTAACGACGTTCTGCTGTTCGTCGACAACATCTACCGTTACACCCTGGCCGGTACCGAAGTATCCGCACTGCTGGGCCGTATGCCTTCGGCAGTAGGTTACCAGCCGACCCTGGCTGAAGAGATGGGCGTTCTGCAAGAACGTATCACTTCGACCAAGGAAGGTTCGATCACTTCGATCCAAGCGGTATACGTACCTGCGGATGACTTGACCGACCCGTCGCCAGCGACCACCTTCGCCCACTTGGACGCCACCGTCGTTCTGTCCCGTGACATCGCTTCCCTGGGTATCTACCCAGCGGTAGACCCACTGGACTCGACTTCGCGCCAACTGGACCCGAACGTGATCGGCCAGGAGCACTACGACACCGCTCGCGGCGTTCAGTACGTGCTGCAGCGCTACAAAGAGCTGAAGGACATCATTGCGATCCTGGGTATGGACGAGCTGTCGGAAGCCGACAAGCAGTTGGTATCCCGCGCTCGTAAGATCCAGCGCTTCTTGTCGCAGCCGTTCTTCGTGGCTGAAGTCTTCACCGGTGCTTCGGGTAAATACGTTTCCCTGAAAGACACCATTGCTGGCTTCAAAGGCATCCTCAACGGTGACTACGACCACCTGCCAGAACAAGCGTTCTACATGGTCGGCGGCATCGAAGAAGCGATCGAGAAAGCCAAGAAACTGTAA
- the atpG gene encoding F0F1 ATP synthase subunit gamma: MAGAKEIRSKIASIKSTQKITSAMEKVAVSKMRKAQMRMAASRPYAERIRQVIGHLANANPEYRHPFMIDRAIKRVGYVVVSSDRGLCGGLNTNLFKALVKDMAVNREQGVEIDLCVIGSKGAAFFRNFGGNVVAAINHLGEEPSINDLIGSVKVMLDAYLEGRIDRLSVVSNKFINTMTQQPTVEQLIPLVATPEQELKHHWDYLYEPDAKELLDGLMVRYVESQVYQAVVENNAAEQAARMIAMKNATDNAGDLISDLQLIYNKARQAAITQEISEIVGGAAAV, encoded by the coding sequence ATGGCAGGCGCAAAAGAGATTCGCAGTAAGATTGCGAGCATCAAAAGCACGCAAAAAATTACCAGCGCCATGGAAAAAGTGGCGGTCAGCAAAATGCGCAAGGCACAAATGCGCATGGCTGCTAGCCGTCCTTATGCGGAGCGCATCCGCCAGGTTATTGGTCATCTGGCCAACGCCAACCCGGAATATCGCCACCCGTTCATGATCGACCGTGCTATCAAGCGCGTCGGTTACGTCGTGGTGAGCAGTGACCGTGGTCTGTGTGGTGGCTTGAACACCAACCTGTTCAAGGCCCTGGTCAAGGACATGGCTGTAAACCGCGAACAAGGCGTCGAGATCGATCTGTGTGTGATTGGTAGCAAGGGTGCGGCTTTCTTCCGCAACTTCGGCGGTAACGTCGTCGCCGCTATCAACCACCTGGGTGAAGAGCCGTCGATCAATGATTTGATCGGCAGCGTCAAGGTGATGCTGGATGCTTACCTGGAAGGCCGGATTGACCGCCTGTCCGTGGTATCCAACAAGTTCATCAACACCATGACGCAACAGCCAACCGTGGAGCAATTGATCCCACTGGTGGCGACCCCGGAACAGGAACTCAAGCACCACTGGGACTATCTCTATGAACCGGATGCCAAGGAGCTGCTTGACGGCTTGATGGTCCGCTACGTGGAGTCGCAGGTGTACCAGGCGGTGGTCGAGAACAACGCAGCTGAACAAGCAGCGCGGATGATCGCGATGAAGAACGCTACCGACAACGCCGGTGATTTGATCAGCGATTTGCAGCTGATCTACAACAAGGCGCGTCAGGCTGCGATCACCCAAGAGATCTCGGAAATCGTCGGCGGCGCTGCCGCGGTTTAA